One region of Cottoperca gobio chromosome 19, fCotGob3.1, whole genome shotgun sequence genomic DNA includes:
- the tmem184ba gene encoding transmembrane protein 184ba isoform X1: MLKMWRRDVPLSERLGGDSPLAAAPVLLPTAAPTGPNISWLPEVPVLTLDQPIFLMTPAAQAVSGFFVWTALILTCHQIYMHLRYYSSPREQRHIVRILFIVPIYAFDSWLSLLFFTNDQYYVYFDTIRDCYEAFVIYNFLSLCYEYLGGESAIMAEIRGKPIESSCMYGTCCLRGKAYSIGFLRFCKQATLQFCVVKPLMAVITVILQAYGKYKDGDFNVAGGYLYVTIIYNISVSLSLYALFVFYFSTRELLSPYSPMLKFLMVKSVIFLSFWQGMLLAILEKCGAIPQINSVGVSVGEGTVAAGYQNFIICVEMFFAALALRHAFTYKVYMEKSLDSQGPVPTHGEFGRRAPMKSISSSLKETMNPGDMVQDAIHNFSPAYQQYTQQSTLEQGVPPPVSRSHSAVSGSCGDTEKTLLLSSDDEF; the protein is encoded by the exons ATGCTGAAGATGTGGAGGCGAGACGTGCCGCTCTCGGAGAGGCTGGGGGGGGATTCTCCTCTGGCTGCAGCGCCCGTCCTCCTGCCGACGGCGGCCCCTACGGGCCCCAACATTTCATGGCTCCCTGAAGTCCCAGTGCTGACCCTAGACCAGCCGATCTTCCTCATGACTCCGGCGGCGCAGGCTGTGTCTGGCTTCTTCGTATGGACCGCGCTCATCCTCACCTGTCACCAG ATCTACATGCACCTACGTTACTACAGCTCGCCGAGGGAGCAGCGCCACATCGTACGGATCCTCTTCATCGTCCCCATCTACGCCTTCGACTCTTGGCTcagcctcctcttcttcaccaaCGACCAGTACTACGTGTACTTCGACACCATCAGGGACTGCTATGAGG CGTTTGTGATCTACAACTTCCTGAGTCTGTGCTATGAATACCTGGGAGGAGAGAGCGCCATCATGGCGGAGATCCGAGGGAAACCCATCGA GTCCAGCTGCATGTACGGCACCTGCTGTCTGCGGGGGAAGGCCTACTCCATCGGCTTCCTGCGCTTCTGTAAGCAGGCCACTCTGCAGTTCTGCGTGGTCAAACCGCTCATGGCCGTCATCACCGTCATCCTGCAGGCCTACGGCAAATACAAGGACGGGGACTTCAA TGTTGCCGGCGGTTACCTGTACGTGACCATCATCTACAACATCTCCGTCAGCTTGTCTCTCTACGCCCTCTTCGTCTTCTACTTCTCCACCCGGGAGCTGCTCAGCCCTTACAGCCCCATGCTCAAGTTCCTTATGGTCAAGTCCgtcatcttcctctccttctggCAGG GCATGTTGCTGGCCATCCTGGAGAAGTGCGGCGCCATCCCCCAGATCAACTCGGTGGGCGTGTCGGTCGGCGAGGGGACGGTCGCCGCCGGCTATCAGAACTTTATCATTTGCGTGGAGATGTTTTTCGCGGCGCTGGCTCTGCGCCACGCTTTCACGTACAAAGTCTACATGGAAAAGAGTCTCGACTCACAAG GACCTGTTCCTACACATGGAGAGTTTG GTCGCCGTGCCCCCATGAAGAGCATCTCCAGCAGCCTGAAGGAGACCATGAACCCGGGCGACATGGTCCAGGACGCCATCCACAACTTCTCCCCGGCCTACCAGCAGTACACCCAGCAGTCCACGCTGGAGCAGGGGGTGCCGCCGCCCGTCTCCCGCTCTCACAGTGCCGTCAGCGGCAGCTGCGGTGACACAGAGAAGACCCTCCTGCTCAGCTCCGACGACGAATTCTAG
- the tmem184ba gene encoding transmembrane protein 184ba isoform X2, protein MLKMWRRDVPLSERLGGDSPLAAAPVLLPTAAPTGPNISWLPEVPVLTLDQPIFLMTPAAQAVSGFFVWTALILTCHQIYMHLRYYSSPREQRHIVRILFIVPIYAFDSWLSLLFFTNDQYYVYFDTIRDCYEAFVIYNFLSLCYEYLGGESAIMAEIRGKPIESSCMYGTCCLRGKAYSIGFLRFCKQATLQFCVVKPLMAVITVILQAYGKYKDGDFNVAGGYLYVTIIYNISVSLSLYALFVFYFSTRELLSPYSPMLKFLMVKSVIFLSFWQGMLLAILEKCGAIPQINSVGVSVGEGTVAAGYQNFIICVEMFFAALALRHAFTYKVYMEKSLDSQGRRAPMKSISSSLKETMNPGDMVQDAIHNFSPAYQQYTQQSTLEQGVPPPVSRSHSAVSGSCGDTEKTLLLSSDDEF, encoded by the exons ATGCTGAAGATGTGGAGGCGAGACGTGCCGCTCTCGGAGAGGCTGGGGGGGGATTCTCCTCTGGCTGCAGCGCCCGTCCTCCTGCCGACGGCGGCCCCTACGGGCCCCAACATTTCATGGCTCCCTGAAGTCCCAGTGCTGACCCTAGACCAGCCGATCTTCCTCATGACTCCGGCGGCGCAGGCTGTGTCTGGCTTCTTCGTATGGACCGCGCTCATCCTCACCTGTCACCAG ATCTACATGCACCTACGTTACTACAGCTCGCCGAGGGAGCAGCGCCACATCGTACGGATCCTCTTCATCGTCCCCATCTACGCCTTCGACTCTTGGCTcagcctcctcttcttcaccaaCGACCAGTACTACGTGTACTTCGACACCATCAGGGACTGCTATGAGG CGTTTGTGATCTACAACTTCCTGAGTCTGTGCTATGAATACCTGGGAGGAGAGAGCGCCATCATGGCGGAGATCCGAGGGAAACCCATCGA GTCCAGCTGCATGTACGGCACCTGCTGTCTGCGGGGGAAGGCCTACTCCATCGGCTTCCTGCGCTTCTGTAAGCAGGCCACTCTGCAGTTCTGCGTGGTCAAACCGCTCATGGCCGTCATCACCGTCATCCTGCAGGCCTACGGCAAATACAAGGACGGGGACTTCAA TGTTGCCGGCGGTTACCTGTACGTGACCATCATCTACAACATCTCCGTCAGCTTGTCTCTCTACGCCCTCTTCGTCTTCTACTTCTCCACCCGGGAGCTGCTCAGCCCTTACAGCCCCATGCTCAAGTTCCTTATGGTCAAGTCCgtcatcttcctctccttctggCAGG GCATGTTGCTGGCCATCCTGGAGAAGTGCGGCGCCATCCCCCAGATCAACTCGGTGGGCGTGTCGGTCGGCGAGGGGACGGTCGCCGCCGGCTATCAGAACTTTATCATTTGCGTGGAGATGTTTTTCGCGGCGCTGGCTCTGCGCCACGCTTTCACGTACAAAGTCTACATGGAAAAGAGTCTCGACTCACAAG GTCGCCGTGCCCCCATGAAGAGCATCTCCAGCAGCCTGAAGGAGACCATGAACCCGGGCGACATGGTCCAGGACGCCATCCACAACTTCTCCCCGGCCTACCAGCAGTACACCCAGCAGTCCACGCTGGAGCAGGGGGTGCCGCCGCCCGTCTCCCGCTCTCACAGTGCCGTCAGCGGCAGCTGCGGTGACACAGAGAAGACCCTCCTGCTCAGCTCCGACGACGAATTCTAG
- the maff gene encoding transcription factor MafF, which produces MTSERSSKALKVKQECGENVPVLSDSELMSLTVRELNLHLRGMSRDEIQKLKQRRRTLKNRGYAASCRVKRVSQREALEQQKTELQREVERLGVENAGMRKELEGLGARLAALQRFARGLEAGGGNLLATAPRLNTASVITIVKSPPQPRSQRDQEPS; this is translated from the exons ATGACATCAGAAAGAAGCAGCAAAGCCCTGAAG GTGAAGCAGGAATGTGGCGAGAATGTGCCCGTCCTGTCGGACAGCGAGCTCATGTCTCTCACAGTACGAGAGCTGAACCTCCACCTGCGCGGCATGTCCCGCGACGAGATCCAAAAGCTGAAGCAGCGCCGGCGCACCTTGAAGAACCGGGGCTACGCCGCCAGCTGCCGAGTCAAACGGGTGTCCCAGCGGGAAGCCTTGGAGCAGCAGAAAACGGAGCtccagagagaggtggagaggctCGGGGTGGAGAACGCCGGCATGAGGAAAGAGCTGGAGGGGCTTGGAGCGCGTCTAGCTGCGCTCCAGAGGTTCGCCAGGGGCCTGGAGGCCGGCGGAGGCAACCTGCTAGCTACAGCCCCGCGCCTCAACACCGCCTCAGTCATCACCATCGTAAAGAGTCCACCACAGCCGCGGTCACAGAGAGATCAGGAGCCGTCCTAG
- the tomm22 gene encoding mitochondrial import receptor subunit TOM22 homolog gives MAAIEELSPDAGPVSIRPPEDEIDDDEDEDLDESMMERLWGLTEMFPNTVRTAAEMSAQCSVSLAKKFYSFSRSALWVGTTSFMILVLPVVFETERLQLEQQQLQQQRQILLGPNTGMSGGMPGMMPPAPGKM, from the exons ATGGCCGCAATTGAGGAGCTTTCCCCCGATGCGGGCCCGGTGTCTATCCGGCCCCCCGAGGACGAGATTGACGACGACGAAGATGAAGAT CTGGATGAGTCGATGATGGAGAGATTGTGGGGCCTGACAGAGATGTTCCCTAACACAGTTCGCACCGCTGCTGAGATGTCTGCACAATGCTCCGTCTCACTGGCCAAGAAGTTTTACAG TTTTTCCCGCTCGGCGCTCTGGGTCGGCACTACCTCCTTCATGATCCTGGTGCTGCCGGTTGTTTTTGAGACAGAAAGACTacagctggagcagcagcagctacaacagcagagacag ATCCTGTTGGGGCCCAACACTGGAATGTCTGGTGGGATGCCGGGCATGATGCCTCCTGCACCTGGCAAGATGTGA
- the dmc1 gene encoding meiotic recombination protein DMC1/LIM15 homolog isoform X1: MKVAEDQVVEEDTGFQDDEESFFQDIDLLQKHGINMADIKKMKLVGICTVKGIQMTTRKALCNIKGLSEAKVEKIKEAAGKMLNVGFQTAFEYSAKRKQVFNITTGSQEFDKLLGGGIESMAITEAFGEFRTGKTQLSHTFCVTAQLPGEDGYSGGKVIFIDTENTFRPDRLKDIADRFNVDHGAVLDNVLYARAYTSEHQMELLDFVAAKFHEEGGVFKLLIIDSIMALFRVDFSGRGELAERQQKLAQMLSRLQKISEEYNVAVFVTNQMTADPGAGMSFQADPKKPIGGHILAHASTTRISLRKGRAEMRIAKIFDRYPRVPICLRMRPRSPSALEELVTPKSEEEETRVSTVPCLRQFKVI; encoded by the exons ATGAAAGTCGCAGAGGATCAGGTTGTTGAAGAGGATACTGGTTTCCAGGATGATGAG GAGTCCTTCTTCCAAGACATTGACCTACTACAGAAACATGGGATT AATATGGCAGACATCAAAAAGATGAAGCTAGTGggtatctgcactgtgaagggGATCCAGATGACTACTCGCAAGGCTTTGTGCAACATCAAGGGCCTGTCTGAGGCGAAAGTGGAAAAGATCAAGGAGGCTGCTGGGAAAATGCTG AATGTGGGTTTCCAGACTGCCTTTGAGTACAGTGCGAAGAGGAAGCAGGTGTTCAACATCACAACCGGGAGCCAGGAGTTCGA TAAACTGTTGGGTGGAGGTATAGAGAGTATGGCTATCACGGAGGCCTTTGGAG AGTTCCGCACAGGGAAAACGCAGCTGTCTCACACATTCTGTG TCACTGCTCAGCTGCCAGGAGAGGATGGCTACTCCGGCGGGAAAGTCATCTTCATTGACACAGAGAACacttt TCGTCCAGACAGATTGAAAGACATCGCTGACAGGTTCAACGTGGACCATGGTGCTGTGCTGGACAACGTGCTTTACGCCCGGGCCTATACCA GCGAACACCAGATGGAGCTGTTGGACTTTGTAGCAGCCAAATTCCACGAGGAAGGAGGAGTGTTCAAACTATTG ATCATCGACTCCATCATGGCTCTGTTTAGAGTAGACTTCTCTGGACGAGGAGAGCTGGCTGAGCGGCAGCAGAAACTGGCCCAGAtgctctccaggctgcagaAAATCTCTGAAG aATACAACGTAGCAGTGTTCGTCACCAACCAAATGACGGCTGATCCTGGTGCAGGAATGTC GTTTCAAGCTGATCCCAAGAAGCCCATCGGTGGGCATATCCTGGCGCACGCCTCCACCACACGCATCAGCTTGAGGAAGGGGCGTGCAGAGATGAGAATTGCCAAAATATTTGACAG ATATCCTCGAGTCCCGATATGCCTGAGAATGAGGCCACGTTCGCCATCTGCGCTGGAGGAGTTAGTGACGCCAaagagtgaagaggaagagacgCGTGTTAGCACAGTCCCCTGTTTACGTcagtttaaagttatttaa
- the dmc1 gene encoding meiotic recombination protein DMC1/LIM15 homolog isoform X2: MKVAEDQVVEEDTGFQDDEESFFQDIDLLQKHGINMADIKKMKLVGICTVKGIQMTTRKALCNIKGLSEAKVEKIKEAAGKMLNVGFQTAFEYSAKRKQVFNITTGSQEFDKLLGGGIESMAITEAFGEFRTGKTQLSHTFCVTAQLPGEDGYSGGKVIFIDTENTFRPDRLKDIADRFNVDHGAVLDNVLYARAYTSEHQMELLDFVAAKFHEEGGVFKLLIIDSIMALFRVDFSGRGELAERQQKLAQMLSRLQKISEEYNVAVFVTNQMTADPGAGMSFQADPKKPIGGHILAHASTTRISLRKGRAEMRIAKIFDSPDMPENEATFAICAGGVSDAKE; this comes from the exons ATGAAAGTCGCAGAGGATCAGGTTGTTGAAGAGGATACTGGTTTCCAGGATGATGAG GAGTCCTTCTTCCAAGACATTGACCTACTACAGAAACATGGGATT AATATGGCAGACATCAAAAAGATGAAGCTAGTGggtatctgcactgtgaagggGATCCAGATGACTACTCGCAAGGCTTTGTGCAACATCAAGGGCCTGTCTGAGGCGAAAGTGGAAAAGATCAAGGAGGCTGCTGGGAAAATGCTG AATGTGGGTTTCCAGACTGCCTTTGAGTACAGTGCGAAGAGGAAGCAGGTGTTCAACATCACAACCGGGAGCCAGGAGTTCGA TAAACTGTTGGGTGGAGGTATAGAGAGTATGGCTATCACGGAGGCCTTTGGAG AGTTCCGCACAGGGAAAACGCAGCTGTCTCACACATTCTGTG TCACTGCTCAGCTGCCAGGAGAGGATGGCTACTCCGGCGGGAAAGTCATCTTCATTGACACAGAGAACacttt TCGTCCAGACAGATTGAAAGACATCGCTGACAGGTTCAACGTGGACCATGGTGCTGTGCTGGACAACGTGCTTTACGCCCGGGCCTATACCA GCGAACACCAGATGGAGCTGTTGGACTTTGTAGCAGCCAAATTCCACGAGGAAGGAGGAGTGTTCAAACTATTG ATCATCGACTCCATCATGGCTCTGTTTAGAGTAGACTTCTCTGGACGAGGAGAGCTGGCTGAGCGGCAGCAGAAACTGGCCCAGAtgctctccaggctgcagaAAATCTCTGAAG aATACAACGTAGCAGTGTTCGTCACCAACCAAATGACGGCTGATCCTGGTGCAGGAATGTC GTTTCAAGCTGATCCCAAGAAGCCCATCGGTGGGCATATCCTGGCGCACGCCTCCACCACACGCATCAGCTTGAGGAAGGGGCGTGCAGAGATGAGAATTGCCAAAATATTTGACAG TCCCGATATGCCTGAGAATGAGGCCACGTTCGCCATCTGCGCTGGAGGAGTTAGTGACGCCAaagagtga